One window from the genome of Synechococcus sp. PROS-7-1 encodes:
- a CDS encoding glycosyltransferase, translating into MTTLAPIPIFIGYDPRERAATNVLIDSLYQHSSSTLAITPLVTPQLEAQGLYRRQRDPKQSTAFSFSRFLVPHLMGYEGWALFMDCDMLCRGDIKQLWDQRDDRYVAMCVQHEHVPGETVKFLGEVQSAYPKKNWSSLMLLNCSRCTKLSLDYVNTASGLELHRFHWLEGDHEIGALDGGWNHLVDVQAPPKAAAQEGGPRLLHWTLGGPWFREQRTMGGPLAAEWFAARDDAMKLWD; encoded by the coding sequence GTGACAACCCTCGCTCCGATTCCGATCTTCATCGGTTACGACCCGCGTGAGCGGGCTGCCACCAATGTGCTGATCGACAGCCTGTACCAGCACAGCTCCTCAACACTGGCGATCACGCCCCTGGTGACCCCCCAGCTGGAGGCTCAGGGGTTGTACCGGCGCCAGCGGGACCCCAAACAGAGCACAGCCTTTTCCTTCTCCCGCTTTTTGGTGCCCCATTTGATGGGATACGAGGGCTGGGCGCTGTTCATGGACTGCGACATGCTCTGCCGTGGGGATATCAAGCAGCTCTGGGATCAGCGGGATGACCGCTATGTGGCGATGTGTGTGCAGCACGAGCACGTGCCCGGTGAAACGGTGAAATTTCTGGGTGAAGTGCAAAGCGCTTACCCCAAGAAAAACTGGAGTTCGTTGATGCTGCTCAACTGCAGCCGTTGCACCAAGCTCAGCTTGGACTACGTGAACACGGCCAGCGGCTTGGAGCTGCACCGCTTCCACTGGCTGGAGGGCGATCATGAGATTGGCGCTCTGGATGGGGGGTGGAATCATCTGGTGGATGTGCAGGCGCCACCAAAGGCGGCAGCCCAGGAGGGTGGTCCGCGCCTGCTTCACTGGACCCTGGGCGGCCCCTGGTTCCGGGAGCAGCGCACGATGGGTGGTCCGCTTGCGGCTGAATGGTTCGCGGCCCGTGATGACGCCATGAAGCTCTGGGACTGA
- the kdsB gene encoding 3-deoxy-manno-octulosonate cytidylyltransferase: MAIQRSVVAVPARLASSRLPEKVLADIGGKPMIQRVLERCAQAAGPAAVVLCTDSSRLQQLAQGWGFPVLMTAESCSSGSERIASVADQLVALAWDEQADAWDSAQRAHRLLSTAVINVQGDQPFLDPAVVTAMVEEFGRREPVPAVVTPIYRLTANTIHNPAVVKTLVAHDGRALYFSRSAIPHVRDVDPADWHRHAPYWGHVGMYGFRADVLAQWGQLPASPLEDLERLEQLRLIEAGHTIATFSVEGTSLSVDTPEQLEEARRMART, from the coding sequence ATGGCGATTCAGCGTTCTGTGGTGGCGGTGCCGGCCCGCCTGGCCTCCTCCCGCTTGCCCGAGAAGGTGTTGGCTGACATCGGCGGTAAGCCGATGATCCAGCGGGTGCTGGAACGCTGTGCCCAGGCCGCTGGGCCTGCAGCCGTGGTGCTCTGCACGGACAGTTCCCGGCTGCAGCAGCTGGCGCAGGGGTGGGGCTTTCCGGTGCTGATGACGGCGGAGTCCTGCAGCTCCGGCAGCGAGCGCATCGCCTCTGTGGCTGACCAGCTGGTGGCGCTGGCCTGGGACGAACAGGCCGATGCATGGGACTCGGCTCAGAGGGCGCACAGGCTGTTGAGCACGGCGGTGATCAATGTGCAGGGAGACCAGCCTTTTCTCGATCCCGCCGTGGTCACGGCGATGGTTGAGGAATTCGGGCGGCGTGAGCCGGTGCCTGCTGTGGTGACACCGATCTACCGCTTAACTGCGAACACCATCCACAATCCGGCTGTGGTGAAGACTCTGGTGGCCCACGACGGCCGGGCGCTGTATTTCTCCCGTTCCGCGATCCCCCACGTTCGCGATGTCGATCCCGCCGACTGGCATCGCCATGCGCCGTACTGGGGCCATGTGGGCATGTACGGCTTCCGCGCCGATGTGCTGGCCCAATGGGGTCAGCTGCCGGCTTCTCCCCTTGAGGATCTGGAGCGCCTGGAGCAGCTGCGCCTGATCGAAGCCGGTCACACGATCGCCACCTTCAGCGTGGAGGGAACGTCGTTGTCGGTGGATACACCGGAGCAGCTGGAGGAGGCGCGCCGCATGGCTCGGACCTAG
- a CDS encoding CCA tRNA nucleotidyltransferase: MGAIPRLALPGIPPELTPALAEQVRLQGHGRLALVGGAVRDALRHQLHGASWQGLPDLDLVLEGSCSAVALGLQQRLGTERVSWLQLHERFGTAELRLDGVLIDLAGARQERYPAPGENPVVQPGPLEDDLSRRDFTVNAMALVIRADGSQQLLDPHGGLDHLASRQLVFLHEASVADDPTRVIRAARYGARLGFDLDSGSLQQLKTTLERWPWAWRHGDAGDGVPPALGTRLRMELDLLLEREPWPRALTLLQKWSALPLLDPLLQHEVKLSRRLRRAARLQLPLLSALIAAAGEPVALAQRLQIPIQQLRWLEQLQELRQWLEQEVLPQPWPQWGAREWTARLERANWPAPVVALAAVEAPPCWRPLLRWWGRWRHATAAVSAKDLIAQGLQPGPLLGEALRRSRDQVLEGLR, from the coding sequence ATGGGCGCGATCCCTCGCCTCGCGCTTCCAGGCATTCCCCCGGAACTGACGCCTGCCCTTGCCGAGCAGGTGCGGCTTCAGGGCCACGGTCGCTTGGCGTTGGTGGGAGGTGCCGTTCGTGATGCCCTCCGGCATCAACTCCACGGTGCGTCCTGGCAGGGGCTGCCGGACCTCGACCTGGTGCTGGAGGGATCCTGTTCCGCTGTGGCCCTTGGTTTGCAGCAACGGCTCGGCACTGAACGGGTGTCGTGGTTGCAGCTGCATGAGCGCTTCGGCACGGCGGAACTAAGGCTGGATGGGGTGCTGATCGATCTGGCTGGTGCCCGCCAGGAGCGCTACCCCGCTCCTGGTGAGAACCCCGTGGTGCAGCCAGGACCTCTCGAAGACGATCTTTCGCGCCGGGATTTCACGGTGAATGCCATGGCGTTGGTGATCCGGGCTGATGGCAGTCAGCAGCTGCTCGATCCCCATGGCGGACTCGACCACCTGGCGTCACGGCAGTTGGTGTTTCTGCATGAAGCCAGCGTTGCTGATGACCCGACCCGTGTGATCCGGGCTGCCCGTTATGGCGCCCGGCTTGGATTCGATCTGGATTCGGGATCCTTGCAGCAGCTGAAGACCACGCTGGAGCGCTGGCCCTGGGCCTGGCGGCACGGCGATGCTGGGGATGGAGTGCCCCCGGCCTTGGGCACGCGCCTGCGCATGGAGCTGGATCTGCTCCTGGAGCGGGAACCCTGGCCCCGGGCTCTGACCCTGCTGCAGAAATGGTCGGCGCTGCCTTTGTTGGATCCGCTGTTGCAGCACGAGGTCAAGCTCAGCCGCAGACTGCGGCGGGCGGCCCGCCTGCAACTGCCGTTGCTGAGCGCCTTGATCGCCGCGGCTGGGGAACCCGTCGCTCTGGCCCAGAGGCTGCAGATTCCGATTCAGCAGCTGCGCTGGCTGGAGCAGCTGCAAGAGCTGCGGCAGTGGTTGGAGCAGGAGGTGTTGCCCCAGCCATGGCCGCAGTGGGGTGCGCGGGAGTGGACGGCGCGCCTGGAACGGGCCAACTGGCCGGCGCCGGTGGTGGCTCTAGCCGCTGTGGAAGCCCCACCCTGCTGGCGTCCGTTGCTGCGTTGGTGGGGGCGCTGGCGGCATGCCACCGCCGCGGTCAGCGCCAAAGACTTGATCGCCCAGGGCCTCCAACCCGGACCGCTGTTGGGGGAGGCCCTGCGCCGTTCCAGGGATCAGGTGCTGGAGGGACTGCGATGA
- a CDS encoding sulfotransferase family protein encodes MTESPQPSLGNFLLGVGAQKAGTTWLHQQLQARADTDFGVLKEYHVHDARTVPALARFRRIEMSLSRPRSWIQPRSWMRQLFIRQPGLYYDYFAWLLRRPRRNGVNVNLTGDITPSYAALSANTFQCIQASFQQRGIAVKPVFLMRDPIERLISSQRMKQRKLGQRDAASEIAALRRRVHKAPGLRSGYGRTLNNLKVSFGLEHCYLGLYETLFQRESYGALCRFLNLPYAEPAWHQRVNVSATSNVIPNDLLAAMGTLLADDVRAVEQLLPGVDLEQHWPTASRWCR; translated from the coding sequence ATGACTGAATCACCCCAACCATCCCTCGGCAACTTCCTGCTGGGCGTCGGAGCCCAGAAAGCCGGCACGACCTGGCTACATCAGCAGCTGCAGGCCAGAGCTGATACCGACTTTGGCGTGTTGAAGGAGTACCACGTGCACGATGCCCGCACCGTGCCGGCTCTGGCGCGGTTCCGGCGCATTGAAATGTCACTGAGCCGGCCCCGCAGCTGGATTCAGCCGCGCAGCTGGATGCGTCAGCTGTTCATCCGCCAACCAGGCCTCTACTACGACTATTTCGCCTGGTTGCTGCGCCGGCCACGCCGCAACGGCGTCAACGTCAACCTCACAGGCGACATCACCCCCTCTTACGCCGCACTCTCGGCGAACACCTTCCAGTGCATTCAGGCCAGCTTCCAACAACGCGGCATTGCGGTGAAACCCGTGTTCCTGATGCGGGATCCGATCGAACGGCTGATCTCCAGCCAACGCATGAAGCAGCGCAAACTCGGCCAGAGGGATGCCGCAAGCGAAATCGCCGCCCTGCGCCGGCGGGTGCACAAAGCTCCTGGATTGCGCAGTGGATACGGCCGCACACTGAACAATCTCAAAGTGAGTTTCGGGCTCGAGCACTGCTATCTCGGCCTCTATGAAACCCTCTTCCAGCGTGAGTCCTACGGGGCACTCTGTCGCTTCCTAAACCTTCCCTACGCCGAACCCGCCTGGCACCAGCGGGTGAATGTGAGTGCCACCAGCAACGTGATTCCCAACGACCTTCTGGCCGCCATGGGGACCCTTCTGGCTGATGACGTCAGGGCCGTGGAGCAGCTGCTTCCAGGCGTGGATCTTGAGCAGCACTGGCCGACGGCCAGCCGCTGGTGCCGCTGA
- a CDS encoding HAD family hydrolase, translating to MRHLLREWRWRKRRQQLADIQLLVLDVDGVLTDGGLWFSADGQLQKRFDVRDGLGLRLLQKTSLHLAFLSGGQGGATEVRARQLGIRHCLVGIKDKPPALAALQQELSVAPRQTAFLGDDLNDLAVRGHVGLLLAPSDACRPLRHQADAVLQNRGGHGAVRELAERILQARGDWDTLRRHGWRDRND from the coding sequence ATGCGACACCTCCTGCGCGAATGGCGGTGGCGCAAACGGCGCCAACAACTGGCCGACATCCAGCTGTTGGTGCTGGATGTGGATGGTGTGCTCACCGACGGCGGCCTCTGGTTCAGTGCCGACGGACAGCTGCAAAAACGCTTCGACGTGCGCGATGGCCTTGGCCTGCGGCTGCTGCAAAAAACAAGCCTGCACCTGGCCTTTCTCAGCGGCGGCCAGGGTGGTGCCACGGAAGTGCGCGCCCGCCAACTGGGCATCAGACACTGCCTGGTGGGGATCAAGGACAAGCCACCAGCCCTGGCCGCACTCCAGCAGGAGCTGAGCGTCGCGCCCCGGCAAACGGCCTTCCTGGGCGATGACCTCAACGATCTGGCTGTTAGGGGGCACGTGGGGCTGCTGCTAGCCCCAAGCGACGCCTGCCGCCCCTTGCGGCATCAGGCCGATGCCGTGCTGCAGAACCGCGGCGGGCACGGCGCGGTGAGGGAACTGGCTGAACGCATCCTGCAGGCGCGGGGTGACTGGGACACCCTGCGCCGCCATGGCTGGCGAGACCGCAATGACTGA
- a CDS encoding SIS domain-containing protein — translation MNHSIPVVAENADQLDPSIVSALTRCLQEEAAAIAAAAARLRADQVEGALTLLERCADRKAKLVITGVGKSGIVARKIAATFSSIGLMALYLNPLDALHGDLGVVAADDVCLLLSNSGETAELLDLLPHLKRRGTARIALVGRADSSLARGSDVALDASVDREVCPLNLAPTASTAVAMAIGDALAAVWMERRGISQADFALNHPAGALGKQLTMTVADLMVPVAQLPSITPATPLPEVISGLTQGAIGSGWVEDSGQPGRLLGLITDGDLRRALRDHGPERWPTLTAGELMTADPITVSADLLAVEAIQRMEHNRRKPISVLPVVEGKDVLLGLLRLHDLVQAGLA, via the coding sequence ATGAACCACAGCATTCCTGTCGTGGCCGAGAATGCCGACCAACTTGATCCTTCGATCGTGTCCGCACTCACCCGCTGCCTGCAGGAAGAAGCTGCCGCGATCGCAGCCGCAGCGGCACGGTTGCGTGCAGACCAGGTGGAAGGGGCATTGACCCTGCTGGAGCGTTGTGCAGACCGCAAGGCCAAATTGGTGATCACAGGCGTGGGCAAAAGCGGCATCGTGGCCCGCAAGATCGCCGCCACCTTCTCCTCCATCGGCCTGATGGCCCTCTACCTCAACCCCCTCGATGCCCTGCACGGCGATCTCGGGGTGGTGGCGGCCGACGATGTCTGCCTGCTGCTGTCCAACAGTGGCGAAACCGCCGAGCTGCTCGATCTCCTGCCCCACCTCAAACGGCGCGGCACAGCCCGGATCGCTCTGGTGGGGCGCGCCGATTCCTCCCTCGCCCGCGGCAGTGATGTGGCGCTCGATGCCTCGGTCGACAGGGAGGTCTGCCCTCTCAACCTCGCCCCCACGGCCAGCACCGCCGTGGCCATGGCCATCGGCGATGCCCTGGCCGCCGTTTGGATGGAACGACGGGGCATCTCGCAGGCGGACTTTGCCCTGAATCACCCAGCTGGTGCCCTCGGCAAGCAGCTCACGATGACCGTGGCTGACCTGATGGTTCCTGTTGCCCAACTGCCGTCGATCACCCCCGCCACTCCGCTTCCTGAAGTGATCAGCGGCCTCACCCAAGGGGCGATCGGCAGTGGCTGGGTGGAGGACTCCGGCCAACCGGGTCGTCTGCTGGGACTGATCACCGACGGCGATCTGCGCCGGGCCCTGCGTGATCACGGTCCGGAACGCTGGCCGACGCTCACCGCTGGCGAACTGATGACAGCAGACCCGATCACCGTGTCGGCCGACCTCCTAGCCGTGGAAGCGATTCAGCGCATGGAGCACAACCGACGCAAGCCGATCTCCGTACTGCCTGTGGTGGAGGGGAAGGATGTGTTGCTCGGTCTGCTGCGTCTGCACGATCTCGTTCAGGCCGGATTGGCCTGA
- a CDS encoding O-antigen ligase, which yields MTGLLQRLASPWLDLLLPLSLLGLAWQRSGDPAGMIWILALWCSLKLLGNLPGQPAYAVLIGVLAVSVGAVIHPVSVAAPTDLILVLLAFAAGLRQSPAQWPLALWIVLCTVVVSLPFVEFDRLNGNLDVIPWSALRDRLPQEALRIQKITINRSGYLYGLLALVGYGLFRWEARIWWSRGAALIGALSFVLAFGTGSRAALLFPILAVVVAELCWQRRRWVARHGRALAAAVLALCLVFNVALYAPFSPLANLNPSDAGRARVAQCFVLRSLQAGPDLFTGQGYDRVSDYCAGKVFLPGYTTGIPHAHNVFLQVLADQGLVSLVLLLIALGLTFQRLFQGLAGDQGPLCRLALACAVFILMSSLVESTLLKTSLQQVITGYILALAWMPGAALLKANVRTIAS from the coding sequence TTGACAGGATTGCTCCAACGCCTGGCCTCCCCTTGGCTGGATCTACTGCTGCCGCTCTCGCTCCTCGGGCTGGCGTGGCAGCGCAGCGGCGATCCCGCGGGGATGATCTGGATCCTGGCGCTCTGGTGCAGTCTGAAATTGCTAGGGAACCTGCCGGGGCAGCCGGCCTATGCGGTGCTGATCGGCGTTCTGGCAGTGAGCGTGGGAGCTGTGATTCATCCGGTGAGCGTGGCGGCGCCCACCGATCTCATCCTGGTTCTGCTGGCGTTTGCCGCAGGCTTGCGCCAGTCACCGGCGCAGTGGCCCCTGGCTCTATGGATCGTGCTGTGCACCGTTGTGGTGTCGCTTCCGTTTGTGGAATTCGATCGCCTGAACGGCAACCTCGATGTCATTCCCTGGTCTGCCCTGCGCGATCGTCTTCCTCAGGAAGCCCTTCGCATCCAAAAGATCACGATCAACCGCAGCGGATACCTATACGGCTTGCTGGCGCTCGTGGGGTACGGGCTGTTCCGCTGGGAGGCGCGGATCTGGTGGTCTCGTGGGGCGGCGCTGATCGGTGCGCTCAGTTTCGTCCTGGCCTTTGGCACGGGCTCGCGGGCCGCGCTGCTATTTCCGATCCTTGCTGTTGTTGTCGCTGAACTGTGTTGGCAGCGTCGCCGGTGGGTGGCTCGCCATGGCCGAGCTTTGGCGGCTGCCGTTCTCGCCCTGTGCCTGGTGTTCAACGTGGCGTTGTATGCCCCCTTCAGCCCATTGGCGAACCTGAATCCAAGCGATGCCGGGCGTGCCCGCGTGGCTCAGTGCTTCGTGCTGCGGTCATTGCAGGCGGGCCCTGATCTGTTCACCGGCCAGGGGTATGACCGGGTGTCGGACTATTGCGCCGGCAAGGTGTTCCTCCCCGGCTACACCACGGGCATTCCCCATGCGCACAACGTGTTTCTGCAGGTGCTCGCCGATCAGGGGCTTGTCAGCCTGGTGCTGCTGCTGATCGCCTTGGGGCTCACCTTTCAGCGCTTGTTTCAGGGATTGGCCGGGGATCAGGGGCCGCTCTGCAGGCTTGCTTTGGCCTGTGCTGTGTTCATCCTGATGTCGTCTCTGGTGGAATCCACCCTGTTGAAAACGTCCCTGCAGCAGGTGATCACTGGTTACATCCTGGCTCTGGCCTGGATGCCTGGTGCGGCGCTTCTAAAAGCCAATGTCCGTACCATCGCTTCATGA
- a CDS encoding UvrD-helicase domain-containing protein, with product MSFLAGLNDAQRRAVDHHEGPLLVVAGAGSGKTRALTHRIAHLIGEHGADPAQILAVTFTNKAAREMKERLELLLAQRLAQSQFGQPWSTLPPVEQRQLRSRIYREVTKELWIGTFHALFARMLRYDIDKFKDSEGLSWTKQFSIYDEADAQSLVKEIVTQELQLDPKRFEPKKTRWAISNAKNQGWLPDQLEANAEGQRGKLTADVYRRYRKALAANNALDFDDLLLMPVQLLQQNEQVRGYWHRRFAHVLVDEYQDTNRTQYDLIKLLVTDGKDPQTYNNWAGRSVFVVGDADQSIYSFRAADFTILMGFQDDFGDQKPDEATRTMVKLEENYRSTATILEAANALIANNSERIDKVLRPTRGEGELISLTRCDDEIAEAEAVVHRLRMMEAANPELTWGDMACLYRTNAQSRALEESLVRWRIPYVVVGGLRFYDRREIKDVLGYLRLLINPADTVSLLRVINVPKRGIGKTTIQRLTDAANQLGIPLWDVVSDPEAVRSLGGRSARGLLQFCELINGLREQLHDTPPSDLIQQVMERSGYVSELITEGTDEAEERRRNLQELVNAGLQYQEENEEGDLEGFLASAALASDADSKDTAADRVTLMTLHSSKGLEFPVVCLVGLEQGLFPSYRSLDDPASLEEERRLCYVGITRAKERLFLSHASERRLWGGMREPAVPSVFLSELPEALVQGEIPRSGGAAIRREQRLDRLTRVDREQPSSAPANAVRRRQAGPAPGKSWSVGDRVLHSSFGEGEVTHTFGSGEKVSIAVKFAGMGPKILDPRLAPIEPIDS from the coding sequence ATGAGCTTTCTCGCCGGCCTCAATGACGCCCAGCGCCGGGCGGTTGATCACCATGAGGGGCCCCTGCTGGTGGTAGCCGGTGCGGGCAGCGGCAAAACCCGGGCACTCACGCACAGAATTGCCCATCTCATTGGGGAACACGGTGCCGATCCCGCCCAGATCCTGGCGGTGACCTTCACCAACAAAGCCGCCCGGGAGATGAAGGAGCGTCTGGAGCTCCTGCTCGCCCAGCGACTGGCCCAGAGTCAGTTCGGCCAACCCTGGAGCACCCTGCCGCCGGTGGAGCAGCGTCAGCTGCGCTCACGCATCTACCGGGAAGTCACCAAGGAGCTGTGGATCGGCACGTTCCACGCCCTCTTCGCGCGGATGCTGCGTTACGACATCGACAAGTTCAAGGACAGTGAGGGCCTGTCCTGGACCAAGCAGTTCTCCATCTACGACGAGGCCGATGCCCAGAGCCTGGTGAAGGAGATCGTGACCCAGGAGCTTCAGCTTGATCCCAAGCGTTTCGAACCGAAAAAAACCCGTTGGGCGATCAGCAACGCCAAAAATCAGGGGTGGCTGCCCGATCAGCTCGAGGCCAATGCCGAGGGGCAGCGGGGCAAACTCACCGCCGACGTGTACCGGCGTTACCGCAAGGCGTTGGCGGCGAACAATGCTCTCGATTTCGATGACCTGCTGTTGATGCCGGTGCAGCTGCTGCAGCAGAACGAGCAAGTGCGTGGCTACTGGCACCGCCGTTTCGCCCATGTGCTGGTGGATGAATATCAAGACACCAACCGCACCCAGTACGACCTGATCAAGTTGCTGGTCACCGACGGCAAGGATCCCCAGACCTACAACAACTGGGCTGGGCGGTCGGTGTTTGTGGTGGGCGATGCCGATCAGAGCATCTACAGCTTCCGAGCGGCGGACTTCACGATCCTGATGGGCTTTCAGGACGACTTCGGAGACCAGAAGCCTGATGAGGCCACCCGCACGATGGTGAAACTGGAGGAGAACTATCGCTCCACGGCCACCATCCTCGAGGCGGCCAATGCCTTGATTGCGAACAACAGCGAGCGCATCGACAAGGTGCTGCGTCCGACCCGCGGCGAGGGGGAGTTGATTTCGCTCACCCGTTGTGATGACGAGATCGCTGAGGCCGAAGCGGTGGTGCATCGGCTGCGAATGATGGAAGCAGCCAATCCTGAGCTCACCTGGGGGGATATGGCCTGCCTGTATCGCACCAATGCCCAGTCTCGGGCGCTGGAGGAATCCCTGGTGCGCTGGCGGATCCCCTACGTGGTGGTGGGTGGTCTGCGCTTCTACGACCGGCGCGAAATCAAGGACGTGCTCGGCTACCTGCGCCTGCTGATCAACCCGGCCGACACCGTGAGTTTGCTGCGCGTGATCAATGTGCCCAAGCGGGGGATCGGCAAGACCACGATCCAGCGGCTCACCGATGCGGCCAATCAGTTGGGCATTCCCCTCTGGGATGTGGTGAGTGATCCCGAAGCGGTGCGCTCCCTCGGTGGCCGTTCCGCCAGGGGGTTGCTGCAGTTCTGTGAGTTGATCAACGGCTTGCGTGAACAGCTTCACGACACGCCTCCCTCCGACCTGATTCAGCAGGTGATGGAGCGCAGCGGCTACGTGAGCGAACTGATCACCGAAGGCACCGATGAGGCGGAGGAACGCCGGCGCAACCTGCAGGAGCTGGTGAATGCAGGTTTGCAGTACCAAGAGGAAAACGAGGAGGGGGATCTCGAGGGGTTTCTGGCCTCCGCTGCTCTGGCCAGCGATGCGGACAGCAAGGACACCGCAGCCGATCGCGTCACCCTGATGACGCTGCACAGCAGCAAGGGCTTGGAATTTCCCGTGGTGTGCCTGGTGGGCCTTGAGCAGGGGCTGTTTCCCAGCTATCGCTCTCTCGACGATCCCGCTTCGCTGGAGGAAGAGCGTCGGCTCTGTTACGTGGGCATCACCCGAGCCAAGGAGCGCCTGTTCCTTTCCCATGCCAGCGAGCGGCGTCTCTGGGGCGGCATGCGCGAACCGGCCGTGCCCAGTGTGTTCCTCTCCGAACTGCCGGAAGCGCTGGTGCAGGGCGAGATTCCGCGCTCTGGCGGTGCGGCGATCCGCCGGGAACAACGTTTGGATCGCCTCACCCGGGTGGATCGAGAACAACCCAGCAGTGCCCCTGCCAATGCGGTGCGCCGTCGTCAGGCTGGTCCGGCTCCGGGCAAGAGCTGGAGCGTGGGCGACCGGGTGCTGCACAGCAGCTTCGGGGAAGGGGAAGTTACGCACACCTTCGGCAGCGGCGAAAAGGTGTCGATCGCGGTGAAGTTCGCTGGGATGGGTCCCAAGATCCTCGATCCGCGCTTGGCACCGATCGAGCCCATCGACAGCTGA